The Myxococcales bacterium genome includes the window ATAATAGGGCTTGGGGGCAAGGACATGACAGCGGATGATCTTCGGCGAATCGGCCGAACTGCACTCGAACTAGGATTTCTCTCGCTCGCCAAGGTGCTGCACGTTGAGCGCCTGATCGGCGAATCGACCACGCTCGATCCGTCGCTTTGGATCATCGCGGGTGGCATGACCGAGGCCGAGCTGCGCATCTCGATGGCCGCGTCGCAGGCGCCACACACCGATCGCCACACCCACCTGATGTGGTTTGCCAGCGATGCCAAGGCGCCCGCGCCACGCGAGCTTTCGGTGGAAAACCCCAACGAGCGGCGCCGCACGCAGACGCGCATCAGCGGACAGATTCCGTTGACTAAAGAAGCCAAGGAACCGCCACCGGCGTTTGCCGCGACCACGCGTTACTCGTCGACCCGCGTGCTCGCAGTGGGCGGCATGGGCGTGGTGTACGAGGCCTTTGACGCCGAGCTCGATCGCCATGTTGCGATCAAGGCGCTACGGCCCGAGCTAATCGGCACCGACGTTGTTTCGGTCTTAACCGCCGAGGCCAAGACGACCTGCCATCTCGAGCATCCCAACATCGTGCCGGTGTACGACGCCGGCACCACGCCCAACGGCATACCGTTCTATGTGATGCGCCTGGCGCAACAGCCAACCCTGGCCGATGTGCTCGACACCCTGCGCGAGATCTCGCCGACGCCCTTTGCCGACCGCACCTCGGTGGGCGGCTGGTCGCTCGCGCGCCTCTTGCGCTGCTTTCTGCAAGTGTGCGAAGCCGTGCGCTTTGCCCACTCGCGCGACGTCATTCACTGCGATCTCAAGCCGAGCAACGTCCTCGTCGGTAACTTCGGCGAGGTTTTGGTCGCGGACTGGGGCATGTCGGTGGGCGGCAGCAATCGCTCGGTGCGTGGCGGCACGTTTGGCTATATGCCGATGGAGCAATTGGTATCGGGCGCCGCCAGCGCGCAGACCGACATCTTTGCGCTCGGCGCCATCCTCTACGAGATCTTGACGTTTCGTCAGGCGTTTCCTGCCAACAGCAGCTCGATCCAGAAAAACCGCGTCAAGGGCGGCACGCCGATGCTGCAGTCGCCGCCCTCGCCACGGCAGGTGCGCCCGGAGGTCCCCGAAGATATCTCGGATGCCTGCATGAAGGCGATCGCGCTGCAGCCGCACGAGCGCTACCAAACCGTCAGCCACTTGCTCGCCGACGTCGAGGCCGCGATCGAGGGCCGCAAGGAAATGGATCGCCGCGCCCGCGACGCCGAAACCCGGCTCAAGATGGGCAAGGACCTCGTCGATCGCTACCTCGAGCTTTGCAATGCCCGCCCGTCACAGGTCGCGCAAATCGGCGAGCTCGCGCACAAGCTCAAGCCGTGGGATGGCCCCGAGGCCAAGCGCACCCTGTGGGACGCCGAAGACCGGCTTGGCGTAATGGACCTGCTCGCGGCCAAGACCCTGCAGTCGGCCGTCGCCGAGATGGAGGCCGTGCTCGACTTGGCCCCCGGCAACACCGAGGCGCGCACCGCGCTAGCGGCGGTCTATCTCAAGGAGCTCAGCAACGCCCGCGAACGCGGCGATGCCTACGCCGAGCGCTTTATTCATCTCCAGCTCGAACAGCTCTCCGACATCGTCGACGTCGAGTCGGCATCAAGCGGCCTCTTGCTCGGCATCGTCGGCGACGTGCGCGCCAAGCTCGTCGTGTTCAAGGAACGCGATCGCCGCATGGTGCCGGTGCGCGAACAAGCCCTCACCCTACCCACCTCGCTGCAGCTCACCCCGGGTGCGTATAGCATCGTGGTCGAGGACGGCGCGCGGCGCCTGACCTACCCGATCTTTGCCTCCGGTTCAGGCCAGCAAGCGATGGAGTTGGTGATGCTCGACCACATTCATCTCGAGCCTTCGGAGGTGCTGATTCCAGGTGGCCCCGCGCTGCTCGGCGGCGCCACGCCGACCGATCGCAAATATCTGGTTGATATCCCTTCATTTGCGATCGGCCGCGTGCCGGTGACGTTTCGCGAATACCTGGAATTTCTCACCGCCGTCGCGCGCACGACGCCAGACCAGGTTGCGGTGCTTAGCCCTCGCACCCCGATCGGCGCGAGCCTGTGGGAATGGAACGGCCACGATTTCGTGCCCGATGGCATTCGCCGCATGGTCGATCAAGTCGATCCGCTCGACCTGCCGGTGTTTGGCGTCGATATCACCTGTTGCGA containing:
- a CDS encoding SUMF1/EgtB/PvdO family nonheme iron enzyme — translated: MTADDLRRIGRTALELGFLSLAKVLHVERLIGESTTLDPSLWIIAGGMTEAELRISMAASQAPHTDRHTHLMWFASDAKAPAPRELSVENPNERRRTQTRISGQIPLTKEAKEPPPAFAATTRYSSTRVLAVGGMGVVYEAFDAELDRHVAIKALRPELIGTDVVSVLTAEAKTTCHLEHPNIVPVYDAGTTPNGIPFYVMRLAQQPTLADVLDTLREISPTPFADRTSVGGWSLARLLRCFLQVCEAVRFAHSRDVIHCDLKPSNVLVGNFGEVLVADWGMSVGGSNRSVRGGTFGYMPMEQLVSGAASAQTDIFALGAILYEILTFRQAFPANSSSIQKNRVKGGTPMLQSPPSPRQVRPEVPEDISDACMKAIALQPHERYQTVSHLLADVEAAIEGRKEMDRRARDAETRLKMGKDLVDRYLELCNARPSQVAQIGELAHKLKPWDGPEAKRTLWDAEDRLGVMDLLAAKTLQSAVAEMEAVLDLAPGNTEARTALAAVYLKELSNARERGDAYAERFIHLQLEQLSDIVDVESASSGLLLGIVGDVRAKLVVFKERDRRMVPVREQALTLPTSLQLTPGAYSIVVEDGARRLTYPIFASGSGQQAMELVMLDHIHLEPSEVLIPGGPALLGGATPTDRKYLVDIPSFAIGRVPVTFREYLEFLTAVARTTPDQVAVLSPRTPIGASLWEWNGHDFVPDGIRRMVDQVDPLDLPVFGVDITCCEAYARYMSSRTGLQFRLPSEEEWEKAARGVDGRNYPWGNHFDPAFCKIRDSRPQRAQPEISGAFAADTSPYGVLDCAGGVADWVVVYRDGQTRYGTKGGAWCDGNTECCIGHTRTYHPGERSARIGMRLARTV